A stretch of the Nematostella vectensis chromosome 1, jaNemVect1.1, whole genome shotgun sequence genome encodes the following:
- the LOC116601987 gene encoding uncharacterized protein LOC116601987, with amino-acid sequence MDKHRMSYRQTFVVAIIVVLVVASLGFVHANDDAQHCMMSCKTRNGKGCIGRLYQLSEELSRVAKLPVGSHVCRRHWDMLRRSNLRCSCPMHDKQQPSRLNKQPIPSRFYPVFDEIGLTVAGYQPGTRWCYRCKLLAYKKFESRPQTSRKPVEEKANSSTSAISTEQQLQKIFQFKGSPILHLHESMQDISMSAPTISQLDQTKQQFGRLFSRLEALADICDIHLLETWKELQTPLGTIKIAPNGNVLMDSQVWDQIKTTIKELDELDEGNSLGQLVQQFQMALYHHALSSEAPLYEPAAMKAFTQKHSPGLFEMLLSSITREDSRLSDEHQAVQEQRTVVLLHTLAYFRSQKTSTLQKDEGLFLQHHVASRTAINSGRILGFSTSPRNIDSHKKALITKYPDILMRKVILATEKGFLIVQLLDDFHNILTVRLPTNLKLSLATHMASGLLDIHPSIPAVPIPREIQDTAE; translated from the exons ATGGATAAGCATCGGATGTCGTACCGGCAGACCTTCGTGGTCGCCATTATAGTTGTTTTGGTTGTAGCCTCGCTGGGTTTCGTTCATGCAAACGACGATGCACAACACTGTATGATGAGTTGCAAAACTAGAAACGGAAAAGGATGCATTGGTCGACTTTACCAGCTTTCCGAGGAGCTTAGTCGTGTCGCTAAGTTGCCGGTAGGTTCGCATGTTTGCCGGCGACATTGGGATATGTTACGAAGAAGCAACTTGCGCTGCTCATGTCCCATGCACGATAAACAACAGCCCTCACGTCTGAACAAGCAACCTATTCCAAGTCGTTTTTATCCGGTATTTGACGAGATTGGGCTAACAGTGGCAGGATACCAGCCTGGTACTCGGTGGTGTTACCGGTGCAAGTTGCTCGCCTATAAGAAATTTGAAAGCCGTCCTCAAACAAGTAGAAAACCAGTCGAG GAAAAAGCAAATAGTAGTACATCCGCCATCAGCACagaacaacaactacaaaag ATATTTCAGTTTAAGGGATCCCCTATTCTACACCTCCATGAAAGTATGCAAGATATATCTATGTCAGCACCTACCATATCCCAACTGGATCAAACAAAGCAACAATTTGGAAGGCTGTTTTCAAGACTTGAAGCTCTAGCAGACATATGTGACATTCATCTCCTGGAAACATGGAAAGAGCTGCAAACTCCCCTAGGTACCATCAAAATTGCCCCAAATGGCAACGTGTTAATGGATAGTCAAGTATGGGACcaaataaagacaacaatCAAGGAATTGGATGAATTGGATGAAG GTAATTCACTGGGCCAACTAGTGCAACAATTTCAGATGGCTCTATACCATCATGCCCTCAGTAGTGAAGCTCCATTATATGAGCCAGCAGCAATGAAAGCGTTCACACAAAAACACTCTCCAGGTCTGTTTGAAATGCTTTTAAGTTCAATAACAAGGGAGGACTCCAGACTCTCAGATGAACATCAAGCTGTACAGGAGCAAAGAACTGTTGTTCTCCTTCACACACTGGCATATTTCAG GTCTCAGAAAACTTCCACCCTACAAAAGGATGAAGGGCTATTCCTACAACATCATGTTGCTTCTAGGACAGCAATCAATTCAGGAAGGATACTTGGTTTCAGTACAAGTCCTAGAAATATTGATTCTCACAAGAAAGcactaataacaaaatatccaGACATACTGATGAGAAAGGTTATCCTGGCAACAGAG AAAGGATTCCTAATTGTACAACTGTTGGATGACTTCCATAATATTTTGACTGTTAGACTACCAACAAATCTGAAGCTATCATTAGCTACGCACATGGCTAGTGGCCTactggacatccatccttcaatTCCTGCTGTTCCTATTCCTAGAGAGATACAAGACACAGCCGAGTGA